The Paenibacillus sophorae genome has a segment encoding these proteins:
- a CDS encoding 3'-5' exonuclease: MDYIILDIEFNGRKFASEHPMEVIEIGAVRLDASLRPVDEFTSLIRPVYFATLNSFIKKKTGIPQEEIDIAPRFPKVISAFRRWLDLSPDGVLLLTWGGEDMKRIIQDTRMHKMDDLYWMKTPYYDLLKGLLRARGLKNDVSVEGAMELLGLESTGSAHRALGDARMTSDIFRALFGELDLDQVKYYKDTFSNARERKTVKIAIKAILSQKIVPTWELVTEHYFTGKVPLDDPRKVEELQRYFAAELEKMPAPGAFPARPAPNPNTEG; the protein is encoded by the coding sequence GTGGATTATATCATTCTGGACATTGAATTCAACGGCCGCAAGTTTGCCAGCGAGCATCCGATGGAGGTTATCGAGATCGGCGCCGTGCGGCTGGACGCTTCGCTGCGTCCTGTCGACGAGTTCACTTCGCTGATCAGACCCGTCTATTTTGCCACGCTAAATTCGTTCATAAAGAAAAAAACGGGCATCCCGCAGGAAGAAATCGACATCGCCCCCCGCTTTCCCAAAGTCATCTCCGCCTTTCGGCGCTGGCTTGACCTAAGCCCGGACGGCGTGCTGCTGCTGACCTGGGGAGGGGAGGATATGAAGCGCATTATCCAGGATACCCGCATGCATAAGATGGACGACCTCTACTGGATGAAGACGCCTTACTACGATCTGCTGAAAGGTCTCCTGCGCGCCCGGGGACTGAAGAATGATGTCAGCGTAGAAGGCGCTATGGAGCTTCTGGGCCTTGAATCCACGGGCTCTGCCCACCGGGCGCTCGGTGATGCGCGCATGACGTCGGACATTTTCCGCGCACTCTTCGGCGAGCTTGATCTGGATCAGGTGAAATATTACAAAGACACCTTCTCCAACGCCCGGGAGCGCAAGACGGTCAAGATTGCGATCAAAGCGATACTGTCGCAAAAAATCGTCCCCACCTGGGAACTCGTTACGGAACATTATTTTACCGGCAAAGTTCCGCTCGACGATCCGCGCAAGGTCGAGGAGCTTCAGCGCTATTTTGCCGCGGAGCTTGAGAAGATGCCCGCCCCTGGCGCTTTCCCCGCCCGCCCCGCTCCCAATCCGAACACCGAAGGCTGA